One region of Niallia sp. Man26 genomic DNA includes:
- a CDS encoding bh protein, giving the protein MKRSVMEANLFCTHCNNESLHDVVYINEEITSVKCHSCLYEAGMKVNIMREFYKELFEHIATKPSRITEEYKQDLSRFIARLPIRVISKPYRFMRYLNESRKVMKYYKKC; this is encoded by the coding sequence ATGAAAAGGTCTGTAATGGAAGCAAACTTGTTTTGTACACACTGCAATAATGAAAGTCTTCATGATGTTGTTTATATAAATGAAGAAATAACGAGCGTCAAATGTCATTCCTGTTTATATGAAGCAGGCATGAAGGTTAATATCATGAGGGAATTCTACAAGGAACTGTTTGAGCATATCGCAACAAAGCCGAGTAGAATTACTGAAGAATATAAACAGGATTTGAGCCGATTTATCGCTAGACTCCCAATAAGGGTGATCAGCAAGCCATACCGGTTCATGCGCTACTTAAATGAATCGAGAAAGGTTATGAAGTACTATAAAAAATGTTGA
- the raiA gene encoding ribosome-associated translation inhibitor RaiA — MNFNIRGENIEVTPAIREYVEKKISKLERYFSETPDANVNVNLKTYNDKTAKVEVTIPMSQLVLRAEEDHLDMYAAIDLIVDKLERQIRKHKTKVNRKQREKGNLNTLFGADEPSAAALQEEEDEMEIVRQKRFNLKPMDSEEAILQMDLLGHSFFVYTDAETNSTNIVYKRKDGKYGLIEAK, encoded by the coding sequence ATGAATTTCAACATTAGAGGAGAAAACATTGAGGTAACTCCAGCAATAAGAGAATATGTAGAAAAGAAAATCTCTAAATTGGAAAGATATTTTTCCGAGACGCCAGATGCAAATGTCAATGTGAATTTAAAAACCTACAATGATAAGACTGCAAAGGTGGAAGTAACAATACCGATGTCCCAGCTTGTGCTTAGAGCAGAAGAAGATCACTTGGACATGTATGCAGCAATTGATTTGATTGTTGATAAATTGGAACGTCAAATCAGAAAACATAAAACGAAAGTGAACCGCAAGCAGCGTGAAAAAGGCAATCTGAACACTTTATTCGGTGCAGATGAGCCTAGTGCAGCAGCACTTCAGGAAGAAGAGGACGAGATGGAAATTGTCCGCCAGAAGCGTTTTAATTTAAAACCGATGGACAGTGAGGAAGCCATTTTACAAATGGATCTTCTTGGTCACAGCTTCTTTGTTTACACTGATGCGGAAACTAACTCAACAAATATCGTTTATAAAAGAAAAGACGGCAAGTACGGGCTTATTGAAGCAAAATAA
- a CDS encoding glucose-1-phosphate adenylyltransferase: MKKQCIAMLLAGGRGTRLKKLTDHLAKPAVPFGGKYRIIDFTLSNCRNSGIDTVGVLTQYQPHVLQNYIGDGKEWDLNRRDGGLSILPPYQCDTEERWYEGTAHAIYQNTPFIEQYDPEHVLIISGDHIYKMDYDLMLKQHIETNADATISVTEVPWEEASRFGIMNTESSGNRISEFEEKPEDPKSNLASMGVYIFKWKTLKAYLEKEENNQDSCKDFGKDIIPAMLHDNLKLHAYQFKGYWKDVGTIDSYWEANMDLLEKESNIFLKDKEWNVYTVEQSHPPVYLDDSSAVKHSLISEACEIYGTVENSVIFHGVTIGKGAVIKDSVLLPGAVVGENAVVERAVVSSNVEIDAYSVIKSSKPYDPIALIGENVVNDKKHHELSRVI, encoded by the coding sequence ATGAAAAAACAATGTATCGCCATGCTTTTAGCCGGTGGAAGAGGAACGAGATTAAAGAAACTGACAGATCATCTAGCGAAACCAGCAGTACCGTTCGGTGGAAAATACCGAATCATCGACTTCACTTTAAGCAATTGCCGGAATTCTGGCATTGATACAGTTGGCGTGCTGACACAATACCAGCCTCATGTATTGCAAAATTATATTGGAGATGGAAAAGAATGGGATCTTAACAGAAGAGACGGCGGTCTTTCCATCCTGCCTCCGTACCAATGCGATACGGAAGAACGCTGGTATGAAGGAACTGCACATGCCATTTATCAGAACACTCCCTTCATTGAACAGTATGACCCAGAGCATGTTTTGATTATTTCTGGCGACCATATCTATAAAATGGATTATGATCTAATGCTGAAACAGCATATCGAGACAAATGCTGATGCAACGATTTCTGTTACAGAAGTACCGTGGGAAGAAGCAAGCCGTTTCGGTATCATGAATACAGAATCTTCAGGCAATCGTATCAGTGAATTCGAAGAAAAGCCAGAAGATCCAAAGTCAAACCTAGCTTCTATGGGTGTATACATCTTCAAATGGAAAACCCTCAAAGCTTACTTGGAAAAAGAAGAAAACAATCAAGACAGCTGCAAGGATTTTGGAAAAGACATTATCCCCGCAATGCTGCATGACAATTTAAAACTCCACGCATACCAATTCAAAGGCTACTGGAAAGATGTCGGCACAATCGACAGCTACTGGGAAGCCAATATGGATCTGCTTGAAAAAGAATCCAATATCTTCTTAAAAGATAAGGAATGGAATGTCTACACTGTAGAACAATCCCATCCGCCAGTATATCTTGATGACTCTTCAGCTGTGAAGCATTCATTAATCAGCGAAGCATGTGAAATCTACGGAACAGTAGAAAACTCTGTCATCTTCCATGGAGTAACGATTGGGAAAGGCGCTGTCATTAAAGACTCTGTACTTCTGCCAGGAGCAGTTGTTGGGGAAAATGCAGTTGTTGAACGCGCAGTCGTTTCATCCAATGTAGAAATCGATGCCTATTCTGTCATTAAATCGAGCAAGCCCTACGATCCCATCGCCTTGATCGGTGAAAATGTCGTTAATGATAAGAAGCATCATGAGCTTTCGAGAGTGATCTAA
- a CDS encoding flagellar protein FliT, translating into MEAIKQCYAVTAELIDHLKGEPEKDTDKINNLLNKRQATLTLLKTPKTEVEKKLGQALLQQDKELLGLLEAEKKNIQQDIKELKHKKASNQKYVNPYQSLQTDGIYYDKRK; encoded by the coding sequence ATGGAAGCAATCAAGCAATGCTATGCAGTTACTGCAGAGCTGATTGACCACTTAAAGGGTGAACCAGAAAAGGATACTGATAAAATCAATAACCTTCTTAATAAAAGGCAGGCGACGCTTACGCTTTTGAAAACACCTAAAACAGAAGTGGAGAAGAAGCTGGGTCAAGCCCTTCTTCAGCAGGATAAGGAGCTGTTAGGGCTCCTTGAAGCGGAAAAGAAAAACATTCAGCAAGATATTAAAGAATTAAAGCATAAAAAAGCTTCTAATCAGAAGTATGTCAATCCGTATCAGTCTCTGCAAACAGATGGCATTTATTATGATAAAAGAAAATAA
- the fliS gene encoding flagellar export chaperone FliS, protein MATTNPYQSYKQNSVNTASPGELTLMLYNGCLKFIGLAKNAIQNNDIATRNLNIQKAQNIIQELMVTLNMEIPISKNFMSLYDFMNRQLIKANIVSDIKILEDVEFLLTEFRDTWKEAIQINRQKQYASGGQV, encoded by the coding sequence ATGGCAACTACTAATCCGTATCAATCATACAAACAGAATTCAGTTAATACAGCTTCACCAGGCGAGTTAACGCTTATGCTTTATAATGGCTGCCTGAAATTCATCGGTTTAGCCAAAAATGCCATCCAAAATAATGATATTGCGACGAGAAACTTAAATATTCAAAAGGCGCAGAACATTATCCAAGAACTGATGGTGACATTGAATATGGAAATTCCAATTTCTAAAAACTTTATGTCTTTATATGATTTCATGAACCGTCAGCTGATTAAAGCTAATATTGTGAGTGACATCAAAATTCTGGAGGATGTAGAATTTCTGTTGACAGAATTCCGAGATACATGGAAAGAGGCTATCCAGATTAACCGTCAAAAACAATATGCTTCTGGCGGGCAAGTTTAA